The Providencia sp. PROV188 genome includes a region encoding these proteins:
- a CDS encoding fimbria/pilus outer membrane usher protein, whose product MKAKMRDGAFTVSPIALALACCLSMGNAVAEPYFDPTLLNLPEGTSVDSIDLSAFTRSESVTAGRYMVTLRINKEDQGQKEIYFSADTAGNIVPEITPALLDEYGVNVESISTLRSLPKDEPIASLEAALPDSQVQFDISKLDLNINIPQVAMRHKSRGAIDPSLLDQGVTAFLFNYQVNGSKQKHSGSSASGKNTNDSLYANISGGFNLAAWRLRSNFQYMENKSKSNGYSTSHRESEFSRITVSRDIQRLDSELVIGETSTLSDVFDSVPFKGVRLLSNELMLSKGDRGFAPEIRGVAMSNSRIIIRQNGNIIYQTYVAPGPFVINDIYPTGTAGDLEVSVQEEDGTTRVFTQAFSSLPVMQRAGGVKYEVATGKYDGGITDGSKEQQFIMGTLIYGLPKSITLYTGLLGANHYWSGMVGTGISLGSFGALSMDITHAQASINHESKQGQSLRVRYSKNLSESGTSVDLTALRYSTKEYYSFADFNQVGYQLKENVAPWLNGRQRSSFQTYINQSLGKWGSIYLRGMRSDYWGKSDTVTTLGIGYNGFYRGINYGIDYSISRTEGNGNWPENKQVSVNMSIPFSIFSEHKNIENINSTFQVSHDNSGRTYQQVGINGQLLDNKLSYQLTESGDNRDQKMTSSVNVGYQGSKGYYGGGYSYGRDSQMMYANASGGIVIHSGGVLLSQYLGNSAAIVYAPDAAGTKVNNGSTVIDANGYGIIPHLSDYTQNIANLDVNTLPENVESKENALNLYPTKGAIVRANFKTLKGYQAMITLQQPNNVPMGAIASLHQDDNTDDAIISGIVSDNGRVYLSGLPESGQIVIKWGKSGSERCEAPFNMDKSTENAYSSLRNLTLSCH is encoded by the coding sequence ATGAAAGCTAAAATGCGTGATGGCGCTTTTACCGTCTCTCCAATTGCTTTGGCTCTGGCATGTTGTTTATCCATGGGGAATGCGGTGGCAGAACCTTATTTTGATCCGACACTATTAAATCTACCTGAAGGAACTAGCGTAGATAGCATTGATTTATCTGCATTTACGCGCTCTGAATCGGTAACGGCGGGGCGTTATATGGTTACACTGAGGATCAACAAAGAAGATCAAGGGCAAAAAGAGATCTATTTTTCCGCAGATACGGCGGGAAATATTGTGCCGGAAATTACACCTGCGTTATTAGATGAATATGGCGTTAATGTTGAGAGTATTTCAACATTAAGATCCTTACCAAAAGATGAACCGATTGCGTCTTTAGAGGCTGCTCTACCAGATTCTCAAGTTCAGTTTGATATATCTAAGTTGGATCTCAATATCAATATTCCTCAAGTTGCCATGCGTCATAAATCGCGTGGTGCGATAGACCCGAGTTTATTGGACCAAGGGGTCACTGCGTTTTTGTTTAATTATCAAGTCAATGGAAGTAAACAAAAGCACAGTGGCTCCAGTGCAAGTGGTAAAAATACCAATGATTCGTTGTATGCCAATATTAGCGGTGGTTTTAACTTGGCGGCGTGGCGCTTGCGTTCAAACTTTCAGTATATGGAAAACAAATCCAAGAGCAATGGCTACAGCACCAGTCATCGGGAAAGCGAGTTTTCGCGCATAACGGTTTCACGGGACATTCAGCGTTTAGATTCTGAGTTAGTGATTGGGGAAACCAGTACACTCAGCGATGTCTTTGATAGCGTTCCATTTAAAGGTGTTCGCTTGTTATCGAATGAACTCATGCTGTCCAAAGGAGATCGTGGATTTGCTCCGGAAATTCGTGGTGTTGCAATGTCTAACTCGCGGATCATCATCAGACAAAATGGCAATATTATTTATCAAACCTATGTGGCACCAGGACCTTTTGTCATCAATGATATTTATCCAACGGGAACGGCAGGGGACTTAGAGGTTTCTGTTCAAGAGGAAGATGGAACAACGCGAGTATTCACTCAAGCATTCTCTTCATTGCCCGTCATGCAACGTGCTGGCGGAGTTAAATATGAAGTTGCTACGGGTAAATATGATGGAGGGATCACGGACGGTTCCAAAGAGCAGCAGTTTATTATGGGAACGCTGATCTATGGTTTACCGAAGTCAATCACTCTGTATACAGGTTTACTCGGGGCAAATCATTATTGGAGCGGAATGGTTGGAACTGGGATTTCACTCGGTAGTTTTGGTGCGCTTTCCATGGATATTACCCACGCACAAGCCTCAATTAATCATGAAAGTAAGCAAGGGCAATCTCTTCGTGTTCGCTATTCTAAAAACTTATCAGAAAGTGGCACATCCGTTGATTTAACCGCACTGCGCTACTCAACGAAAGAATACTACAGTTTTGCGGATTTCAACCAAGTGGGTTATCAGTTAAAAGAGAACGTTGCACCGTGGCTTAATGGTCGCCAGCGTAGCAGTTTCCAAACCTATATTAACCAATCTCTGGGTAAATGGGGTTCTATCTATTTACGCGGAATGCGCAGTGATTATTGGGGTAAATCTGACACAGTAACGACGCTAGGTATTGGTTATAACGGTTTTTATCGTGGTATCAACTATGGCATTGATTACAGCATTAGCCGTACCGAAGGTAATGGAAATTGGCCTGAAAATAAGCAAGTTAGTGTGAATATGAGTATTCCATTCAGCATTTTCAGTGAACACAAGAATATTGAGAACATTAATAGTACGTTCCAAGTGAGCCATGATAATTCAGGGCGCACTTACCAGCAGGTTGGTATTAATGGCCAGTTATTAGATAACAAGCTGAGTTATCAGCTGACTGAAAGTGGCGATAATCGCGATCAAAAAATGACAAGCTCGGTGAATGTGGGCTATCAAGGCAGTAAAGGGTATTACGGTGGCGGATATAGCTATGGTCGTGATAGCCAAATGATGTATGCCAATGCATCAGGTGGAATAGTTATCCATTCAGGTGGTGTTTTGCTAAGTCAGTATTTAGGTAATTCGGCAGCCATAGTTTATGCCCCAGATGCAGCGGGAACTAAGGTGAATAATGGCTCAACGGTTATCGATGCCAATGGCTACGGTATTATTCCGCATTTATCAGACTATACGCAAAATATTGCAAATTTGGATGTGAATACATTACCTGAGAACGTTGAAAGCAAAGAGAATGCGCTGAACCTTTACCCAACTAAAGGGGCAATTGTGAGAGCGAACTTTAAAACCTTAAAAGGGTATCAAGCGATGATCACTTTGCAGCAACCAAACAACGTTCCAATGGGCGCAATCGCCTCGTTGCACCAAGATGATAATACAGATGATGCCATCATTTCAGGCATTGTAAGTGATAACGGACGCGTTTATTTAAGTGGATTGCCAGAGTCAGGGCAGATAGTTATCAAATGGGGTAAAAGTGGTTCCGAGCGCTGCGAAGCGCCTTTTAATATGGATAAATCCACAGAAAATGCCTATTCATCATTACGCAATTTAACCCTGTCATGCCACTAA